Proteins from a single region of Carassius gibelio isolate Cgi1373 ecotype wild population from Czech Republic chromosome B15, carGib1.2-hapl.c, whole genome shotgun sequence:
- the zgc:153184 gene encoding capZ-interacting protein yields the protein MEEEAPVKSSVAQLAGKLKGYALPMPGNMEVISMRRPPCSIVINDQKDEEHDEKSSVCPHPPKMKIKSSPLIEKLQANLALSPTVLLSPPKSPESKQPPTAFSPISPCSSTLQPPQLSCEDEAPVSFEQPVEGTPLLSINKSRARLSFKRRLPTRQHRKSACEETKWNDGNESPCEPDSQQQNGEEGELIGGPSQKDTEDKIDSAQPLNGPQQDKDRTEHRDVPQENEPAQVVHIENKDEGTEGGNEPSDCKQAQKEGKEETEEDRTEVKEDKEVLDAENNPE from the exons GAGGAAGCGCCAGTCAAGTCGTCAGTAGCTCAGCTGGCTGGAAAACTCAAAGGTTATGCGCTGCCAATGCCAGGAAACATGGAG GTGATATCTATGAGAAGACCCCCATGTTCAATCGTGATAAACGACCAAAAAGATGAAGAACATGACGAG AAGTCGTCTGTCTGTCCTCATCCTCCTAAGATGAAGATAAAGAGTTCACCCCTCATTGAAAAACTACAG GCCAATCTTGCCCTCTCTCCAACTGTCCTGCTCTCCCCACCCAAAAGTCCAGAGTCCAAACAGCCGCCCACTGCCTTCAGTCCCATCAGCCCCTGCAGCTCCACCCTGCAGCCCCCTCAGCTGTCCTGTGAAGATGAGGCGCCAGTTAGCTTTGAGCAGCCGGTCGAGGGCACTCCACTGCTCAGCATCAACAAG AGTCGAGCTAGGCTGTCTTTTAAGAGACGGCTGCCCACACGACAACACAGGAAGTCAGCATGTGAGGAGACAAAATGGAATGATGGAAACGAATCTCCGTGTGAACCAGATAGTCAACAGCAGAATGGAGAGGAAGGGGAATTGATTGGTGGGCCTTCGCAGAAGGATACAGAAGATAAAATAGACTCTGCTCAACCCCTCAATGGCCCACAACAGGATAAAGACAGGACAGAGCACAGAGATGTACCCCAAGAAAATGAGCCGGCCCAAGTAGTCCATATAGAAAATAAAGATGAAGGAACTGAAGGAGGAAATGAACCTTCTGACTGTAAACAGGCCCAAAAAGAAGGGAAGGAGGAGACAGAAGAGGACAGGACAGAAGTGAAAGAGGACAAGGAAGTGCTGGATGCAGAGAACAACCCAGAATAG
- the LOC127972931 gene encoding TPA-induced transmembrane protein produces the protein MSEELELKTIQVVRDNNNSTEQTTVEVPGNGAYSGHDSSERNEVSPLLSTTQDTENNREQHIHVDEGVDTDSLSQHNLQKELRRVKKELNEVVVWKLKLWTLILIVFTAIALVIGISIIVCAVVDDDEDEKYDKSSFVVPRFFRGNFTLDAESFNSETKEEDTMIELKEQLTGVYNSSPALERYFHSVTINNLQNTTGQFKLQFMMPLEHDKLILYTLSLKMVKHVLLQHLYDRDTGDPFYIIPTSLHMEAG, from the exons ATGAGCGAAGAGCTGGAGTTGAAAACCATACAAGTTGTCCGTGACAACAATAACTCGACAGAGCAAACGACTGTG GAGGTTCCGGGGAATGGTGCTTACTCGGGCCACGACAGCTCAGAGAGAAATGAAGTGTCCCCTTTGCTATCAACAACACAG gacACTGAGAACAACAGGGAACAGCACATCCATGTGGATGAAGGCGTCGATACTGACTCTCTAAGTCAACACAAT TTGCAGAAGGAGCTGCGGAGGGTAAAGAAAGAACTGAATGAAGTGGTGGTGTGGAAACTCAAACTATGGACATTGATACTTATCGTCTTTACTGCCATTGCTCTGGTTATTGGGATCTCAATCATTGTGTGCGCAG ttgttgatgatgatgaggatgaaaaATATGACAAATCATCATTTGTGGTGCCGCGCTTCTTCAGAGGGAATTTCACTCTGGACGCTGAAAGTTTCAATTCAGAAACTAAGGAGGAAGACACTATGATAGAGCTGAAAGAGCAG CTGACAGGAGTCTACAATTCTTCTCCTGCATTGGAGCGGTACTTCCACAGTGTCACCATAAACAATCTCCA GAACACTACAGGCCAGTTTAAGCTCCAGTTCATGATGCCTTTAGAACACGACAAGTTGATACTCTACACTTTGAGTCTAAAGATGGTTAAACATGTGCTGCTCCAACACTTGTATGATCGAGACACTGGAGACCCTTTCTATATCATACCAACATCACTCCACATGGAAG ctggatAA